The genomic segment GAGCCCTTGTCTCCGAGTTGAAGGTAGATTCCACGGTTAAGCTATTTCCCTCCTACCAGAGGGGGCTTGAGTGGATCGCCAAAAAGGAAAAAGCAACCCCTTTCTCCGTATCTATGGGAAAAGGGAAGGGAGAGGCTAGCCTCTCCTGGATTGAGGTTAAAATGGAATTTCTCTCAAGACGATGTCCCGGTGTGTTCGTCTTCGGGGATTTCGTCGAGGGAGATGTGGTTATGCGTCCTGTCGCGGGAGATGATCGAGATCGATCCGCTCTTCCGGTACAGAACGCCGTTTCGGTCGTTTTAGATCGCTTCTTTGGATGGCGATAAATCAGGTTTGTACACGACAGGGAGGGTGATTCATATGGATCCCAGGATCAGACTTATTGAGCAGAAATTCATAAAACGTGACGGATCTGCGTTCCGCGCAGGAGATTCGGTGAAGGTTCACGTCAGGGTCAAAGAGGGCGCCAGAGAACGAATCCAGATGTTCGAAGGTGTGGTTATCGCCAAGAAGCACGGTGGTCTCAGTGAGACTTTCACCGTGAGGAAGATCTCCGGCGGTATAGGCGTGGAGAGGATTTTCCCCCTTCACTGCCCTTCCGTAGAGAAAATAGAGGTCCTTCGTCACGGAAGGGTCCGCAGGGCTAAACTCTATTACCTCAGGGACAGAAGCGGTAAATCCGCCCGTATCAGAGAGCGTCGTCGTTAAATATCCGGCAGGGTTGACATACCTGCTCTCGATGGGTATAATACCTATCGTCCCAATGCGGGGGTGGCGGAACTGGTAGACGCGCAAGACTAAGGATCTTGTGGGCATAGCCTGTGGGAGTTCGAGTCTCCCCCTCCGCACCAGATAATTGAAGAGACCAGGAGCTTTTGCTCCCGGTCTCTTTTTTGTGTTCTTACTCTACCGTTGCCTTTATTATGATTACCGGTTCAAGAGGAACGTCCTGATGGAAACCTACGTTTCCCGTTTTGACGGCCTTTATGGCGTCTACTACCTCGGTTCCCTCAACGACCTTTCCGAAAACCGCGTAGCCCCATCCTCTCGTCGTAGGCGCGGTGTGGTTGAGGAAGTCGTTATCCTTAACGTTGATAAAGAACTGGGCTGTAGCCGAGTGAGGGTCCTGGGTTCGGGCCATCGCAACGGTGTAATTCTCGTTCTTCAGGCCGTTATCCGCCTCGTTCTCCACAGGGTCTTTGGTGCTTTTTTGATTCATCTGATCGTCAAAACCACCGCCCTGTATCATAAATCCTTCGATAACCCTGTGAAATATAGTTCCGTCGTAGAAGCCGTCCTTCACGTAGGCTATAAAGTTCTCCGTTGTTTTGGGCGCTTTCTCCGAGTCCAGCTCTAAAACTATGTTTCCCATGTTCGTCTCTAGTTTTACCATAACAAAATCTCCTTTTTTCTCTATTTCGTTTTTGCCCTGTTCAGCGACGCTCCAACTAGGCATAAAAACGGCTGTTATCGTCATAAGGGCTACCAAAAGTTTCCTCAAGACCTTAGTCCTCCTGCTCGATTTTACACCACTTAAGGTATCTATCCAGCGATACGTCGGGGTGATGGTATCTGTTTCGCCTAAGAGAGGACGTCCTATTGTACTGTATCGCCTCGGTGGGACACCAGTGAAAGCAGGACAGACAGCCGGTGCATTTTCCCAGCCATCTTGGATGACCTGATTTGTCCAGTACGATGTTTCCCACAGGACAAACCGCCTGGCATACGCCACAGCTGTTGCAGCTATCGGTGTTATAGAAAACCCGATCTCCTTTGCGCGCCTCTTTTATAGCTCTAGGGTTTATCCTCTCGGAAACCCATCTGAACAGGGTAGACGGCCTGGATTGGCGTTTGTTTTTTATGGATTCGACGACCTGCTCTAGCTTTGAATCCCCTTTTTTCAGTATTTTTTTCAGTTTCTCCCCTGAAGGAGGGTTTTTCAGAGGAGGATAGTTACCGGGCATTTTTAGGGCAAAAGACGCTTTTAGCTCTATGCCCTTTTTACCTAAAATCGACTGACACTGAGCCTCAGTTCCTAGAGGCATACCTGCACTGTTTATTACGAGGAATACCCACGACGATCGGTCAACCTCGAAATTCGACATAAATCGACTCACAACTCCAGGCATACCGAAAGCGTGAACAGGATAGATAATGCCGACCCTCTCCCCTTCCGCTTTGACCTTCTTTCCCATGAC from the Dethiosulfovibrio salsuginis genome contains:
- the rplS gene encoding 50S ribosomal protein L19, whose amino-acid sequence is MDPRIRLIEQKFIKRDGSAFRAGDSVKVHVRVKEGARERIQMFEGVVIAKKHGGLSETFTVRKISGGIGVERIFPLHCPSVEKIEVLRHGRVRRAKLYYLRDRSGKSARIRERRR
- a CDS encoding peptidylprolyl isomerase, whose amino-acid sequence is MRKLLVALMTITAVFMPSWSVAEQGKNEIEKKGDFVMVKLETNMGNIVLELDSEKAPKTTENFIAYVKDGFYDGTIFHRVIEGFMIQGGGFDDQMNQKSTKDPVENEADNGLKNENYTVAMARTQDPHSATAQFFINVKDNDFLNHTAPTTRGWGYAVFGKVVEGTEVVDAIKAVKTGNVGFHQDVPLEPVIIIKATVE
- a CDS encoding EFR1 family ferrodoxin (N-terminal region resembles flavodoxins. C-terminal ferrodoxin region binds two 4Fe-4S clusters.), encoding MNSLYVYSGTGNTLHIADRIAKELDDCRIINMSTVMGKKVKAEGERVGIIYPVHAFGMPGVVSRFMSNFEVDRSSWVFLVINSAGMPLGTEAQCQSILGKKGIELKASFALKMPGNYPPLKNPPSGEKLKKILKKGDSKLEQVVESIKNKRQSRPSTLFRWVSERINPRAIKEARKGDRVFYNTDSCNSCGVCQAVCPVGNIVLDKSGHPRWLGKCTGCLSCFHWCPTEAIQYNRTSSLRRNRYHHPDVSLDRYLKWCKIEQED